The DNA region attgaaacgATATGAGTTTTCATAAACGGAAGAAAGCTCTAATTAAGTCTCTACCATTATTATTACACTTGAAATTGGATCCAGGAGATAATCTGGCGAACAGTTGAGGTAAGCGGTGTTTCATTAATTTCTCGTAGCCTAGGGGACTTAGACGCGAAGTTAATCGGATTTTCTGTACAAGTTGAGGCACTTTCAAGTGCGATGGAAGGGTGCGAGTACGCTACCCGCGTGGTTAACGTACCAGCGAAGTAGGCAGACTACTCTAATGAATTTTATTCAGGACAATAAAAACGAAATCTTTAATAAAACCAGAAACTCAGTCCAGAATACAAGCATGAAATGTAAAAAGTGATAAATAACACTAATtccaataataacatattaagcacacactcaataaaatagtatatcgccATAGCACACCACAAGTCGATTggcaacatttcacgagtgagcgATACAGTCAGTTCTAGCACAATGACAATACTGATATCTGTAGATAGTAATAACTATTTGCCGTCGGGTGAATATCAACTGCTTATATAGAAAAAAGCTCTAAATATAACCAAACAAGAAGTTGTATTAACATGctcgaatttattttattgaaattttaaatggtcgcgaaatatttataatgtacattttgattaatgcttattaaaaattaaaaactttatcaaTTTATAGAGTTTAGAGTAATCTATTGTAATATGATAACACAATTAATGCGTTAGAAATAAGTCACAATAAAATTGCATAAATATCACAATCACGACTAACGTGATGTGATTCTAGTTCCTGCATTTTAGATTCgctacatttttaaattgaacgaTCGATGAACGTGTAGTAAATCGCACCGACACTTGACATTTATCACTTCACACACGTATCCTTAAGTTACGTTCAATGGAAAGAGGAAAACTATATATCCCTTATTTAAATATGGTACTGAAATTTTCGATATAATtagagtatatttataaaatgactaGCGTTTCAGCCGCGGCTTTGCCCGCAACATAATCAAAAATCCAATTAAACGGGATATGGCTTACATGCGTTCATGCTACATATAGTTGTTCAGAAgtaagtaatagaaaaaaaacacaacctttctaatctaataaaactataaataaagttaaaactaaAAGATTACCTCATGAATaactaatgataaaaataataaatgtactaaaaaatatagaaaaaaataacaatatcttCTAATCTAAGTGAACTATTGatagtaataaaactaaacaattgaaTGCATACTTTATGAAGCCCTAACAACTAAGGAATAGGtatccttaaaaataaaaagaaataatctataaactaaaatataaaataacaaaattacaaccgAGTTAATAATTGCCACCAAAAGCCACAAAGTATTCAATATTGTCaatgcaataataaaattaatgaaaaaactcaagacaatcagtaacagcctgtgaatgtcccactgctgggccaaggcccctttttgaggagaaggtttggagctcattccaccacactgctccaatgcgggttggtgaaatacacgtgttgaatttcagtgaaattcaacacatgcagatttcctcacgatgtcttccttcaccgtcaagcaggagattaattataacagctaattaaacacatgaaaattcagtgatacttgcccgggtttgaaccaacgattatcggttaagattcacgcgttcttacacagtggtaagaactcaaaaagccgagatggcccagcggccATCTCGTCTTTTTTCGGAAAGACAATCATACGacgataaaaaaacaacaacgcgAATTTCAGACAGCACGATTCAGAATTGACACTTCGAATTAGAAATTTAGCACACCGCCATCTATGGGCAAATAGCCGCAACATATatcataacaacaaaaatacttacGTGAACTTCAATTTTTTTGAAACTTTTGATAAAAAACTGATTTCGGTGAAATGAAGATTACCGTtttgggttaaattttcaaaaatgacaaaatactatgcatttatttttgctCACaagctttattattaaatttcattcttatttcttcaaaaatgacgTACTAATCATACCATATTTCTACCCTCTATTTCACGCTGTTGgggtagatttaaaaaaaaatctgaaaagcatatttttttatttcaaaccagAAGCTTGTATACAATATTTCATGCTTCTAACTTTGGAAATGAAGTATTTCAATTCAACACCTAAAGgggtgaaataaaatataaatattaaaatggatTAACGGATGatgaaatttccaaaaatcatGTGCGTGTTTTCACCATAAAATGTATTACctgtcaaaatttcaagttttgtAACCCCTGTGGTTCAGGCTCTGCGTTGATGAGTCAGCCAGGACaagacattataatatatgtaaatgtcatgatcaactatatatataagcaaaattgtaaattaccATCTTCATctacatagatttttttaagttcttcTGTCATTGCTATCCAAACCCTTCCTGTCTGATATATTTTCCTTAGACTGTTTTTTACGTTTGTATAGGTAGCCTTTTTAATTAGCTCTTTGTGATAACCAACAGAGTAGCGTATACTTTACCCTCATGCGTAGATATTGAGGTTATACAATAAATGTTCGCATTGCCGTCTCTTGATGGTAATATTGCAAATTCAAACTTAAGTTTCTCCATGTTTGAtgtctttatttacattatacaaacataaatgtcgttttataagcaaaatttttattattattttttatattattttattattttaaggattaggaataaataaacttaaggtTGCTCTGTATCCAAAGAAACgaagtttaaagtttattattccgtTTTTCCTTACAAttccttattacttttttactatataatattttttttaaaaacatatataactatattactttaaatgtcatttctaaatgttttaataatcacATGAACTATTACACAAGACTTAAATGTCAGTATCAATCCAAACATACaattcaagaaatattataattatttctttaaatatatacacaagaGTGTCTGAGAAAATAAAGAATGATGGTCACTCTAAGCGTGAGTAACGCGAGCATCGTTGATGTGGCGCAGGATCGCGATCAGTTCGTGCATCTTCAATTTGCCACGTGCTGTAGACGAACGAGCAATGTAGTCGAGATAAATAGCACTAGAGTCCAATATTTATCAATCACGATTTACTTATACACTTTTTATCGAGTATAGAATCGTATAGTAATAGTAGAATTATATAAGTGAAAGATACGAACCTCACATTGAACTATCGAGGAAAAATAAaagtttctatttaattaaatagaagtaagatcccgttaatgtcccactgctgggcaaagtcCTCCACTCTATTAAGCCAATTAATTGAGCTTaatgatgaattatatttatattttggtatatgttattataattctattCCAGATTTCAATCTGCGACTGTTAGTTGAGGTTCACGCGTTATATCCACTTGACTAGCTTAACTCTGATTTCATTAAATacctttatatgtaaatatttgctGTATTCGTAATTGATAATGTCAATAAATACTTCAACAAAATCCGCAATCTagttaaatatcatttaaacatgcatgtacaaatttaatttgaatctgatagctaaaattatttagttaacaaATTACGgtgcttaatataattaaaggttTACATGTAGccgttaaatgttattataatgcaTTAAATATAGTTGTTAATAATTACGCATGTtgtagaattattaatattgtttgtatatatcaagaagatatacaaacaatatcatcattattatatatatgacaagGGTTGCAACAACATTCAAAGAAAACTTATTTTCATTTCACATTCTAGATTTTTCTAAGATATTCATTAAAGATTGCAAATTGTATCTCGATATGTagtcatttgtaaataaaatgaatcgCCGGAtcgacataaaaatatattatccagATATCAGAGTATATAATCTTCATAAGGAAGAACAgtctatactttatattattaaataaatttgatttttttgtagaCAGATGACCAAAACAATGTTATCTACATCTAAACACCTTATTAATGTgactttttaataaagttttagatGTTTTATTTGTCATCTGAAATTTGTTTATCTATCTTATTGTGTTGCTTGCGTATGAAAAGTGTTCTGAGCGGGCTTATATTAAATTCATCAACAGTATTATTAGCAAATTAACAAATTTGGTTGATATCTTTATattgatgatattatttttcaaaaacacatatatttttcttgaaCATAGGACACGAACCACGTTTTTGGAAGGGTATATTAACGATATCTTGCTACCGTATTGCTTGACTACCTCAttcgtctagtggctagatgtaaggccgcagaaatcaaggtcctgggttcaaaatttacgttgggccaataaaaagttaatgagtttttctgtcgaaaattctcaatagtagcccggaatctggaagttctAAGAGTGTACACTTCTGtaccttggaaagcacgttaagccgttggtcctgcgcttaaactctttcctgtcgtgtcggattgccgtcccatcggattatgagagttagggaatagacagtgcacTGGTGTATGCACAATACTATGTCCTGCGCAATTAGCTAATCATTCTTGAAATtcgccgccgtgaccgaaatcgatctggagaactattattattatttatattttttgtataaatcatttatagCTTCAAGAATTTTAGTAGTAAGCGCCTCAGAAAAAGCACAACAATTCCAATAATTGTTTTTCACTGTAGCCCATATTAGTTatggtaattttaaattgaattttaaaattggttCAATATTATTGAATAGAAGCTTTGTATCAGGAGCGGGCAGCCCGGATCTGCATTACATACAAGAAACTAATCGTATATTAGTAATCTAATCTAAACTAATCGTATATTAGTTTAATGTATGGACTTTGATGATTGTTGTATATGAGTCAAATTTGTCGGCGCCGGCAGGAagaaaatatttcttgcagaaattaatcagtatttataaatataaatgtaatatatcagttttttaattttttaaataattctaaatttcgtaaaaagttaaaaaataactattatttcattaattgatttaatgatAGAGCATCAAAGAACGtgactaatttatatatttattaattataatatatatgcattcTAAGTACGATGACGGTTACATGTCATAACTTAGAAACATATTTAACATCGATTTATCGATAGGTACAAATAAAAGCTAGTTAAATTCGCGTGAACTTTGaagttaaatagtaattatgaCTGTACATAATTGAGTTTGACACTTAGATAGATTGAATAGCAATAGCCCTGCGCGCGTAATACAATGCTATTAATTTTAGGCGGGCGAGGCGGTCAGACCACAGGCGGCGGTTTGACGTATTATCGTCGCGCCGCACCACTTAGTGCTGCCTCTCTGCTGTCCGACATGAGCCTCTGCGAACCACACTTCtgaataatatatacctaaCACTTACCCACCCTAGTCTAATAGTAAAAAATTTTAAGAGGTTGTGATGTGAAGCGtgttttttgttgtaaaattttaataccaaTTTTATCTAACGATGAATTATTCAGGTGTCTCAATTAGGTAGAAGCGTAACGCGTACTTAAATACACTGcaacatgtttaaaaaaaattatttttccttttgttgcaaagtaaagtaaatgcctgttaatgtcccacttctgggctaatgCCTTCTCTCCATTTAAGGAAAAAGTTAGGAACTTCTTCCATcacactgctccaatacggATTGGTTACAAATGTGACAAATTTTTAacccatgcaggtttcttcacgatgtttttcttcgccgCCAGGcatgagatgtattataaacacaaattaagaacaatggtgttctaaccactaggccatctcggctctttaacatatacatatataaataagaaaaaaattaatattaagaaaaccgCATTACTTCGTATTCTGATAGGATGAAGAATTTACAGGTCAcgaatatatgtgtatatttatggCACTTTTTTCTATAACATATCTATCTACAACGCTTACATACAACAGAATAAAGTTTAGttcccatttaaaaaaattctcgAATATAAAGGAATTTTAAGGATATAGTCTGTGTGCGTGCtgctataatattaatgaaaacggGCTCGCACTGTCGTTCGAGTCTAGAATGGCAAGCAAGCAAGCTCTATCTTAAATTGCGACTTATTCCAGCAATGTAATACAATACCTGTTCCGAttctcttttaattttttcctgTTAAAACTTTTATCTCATTAGTAAACCTCTTATTTAGTGTTTAAATTGgaattttacattacaaaacTCTTTGCGGCTTAAGACCGTTTATGCATGTTATATACCTTACTATAACAAAGAGTTTGCtatcgtaaaattttatataatagcacttcgtaaaaaatgttaatatggtATCGAGGTCAAAATGTGCTTTTATATAGGTAAGTATCTACTGACCTGTGTTATGTACATAGAGTTAAGTAGGTAACGTAGTTCTGAAAGCGCCAACCCACAAATTTGAAAGTTGGCCAAGTTGTATCGACAGGGAGCATTTGCGGTCCCAAGCAACGCGCTTCAGTATCCGCTAGAATGAACAACTTGGGTTTGCTTTTAACTTATATCGTACAGCAGgtacatattattgtattatttaacaatttacagAAAGACGATTCAGTCTTCAATTCTGTATCGTATTCATTAGACGAtgccaatttttaaataacgaacAAGCAATATTGTACAGTTTTTCTTTCTATTCgaacggtatatatatatatatatataagttattgtttaataacAGGAAAATAACAAAACAGTTTTCTCTCAGCATTAAATTCAACCACTATAGTTAACAAAAGTTCTCGTTTGTACTCACTAAAAACAAATGTCTGCTAAAATTAGCTTCGTAAGCAAAACCTATTAAAAGACATAAGAGGAAATGTGCTAGCAACCTGCGCAAAATTTACTTGTTGGCGTCTGCGCTCAAGTAAGCAGAGTAGCTTGGAACAGGGCCGGGTAATTGAACTAATAAATCTAGCCGTGTAACTGCGCTCTCGACTCGCTCAGGATCAAGGCGAAACCATTAAGCCTTCGCTCAGATTTCTCTCAAACTCTCCTTACATTTGGTCAAACGAAActttattttggttttattatttttgtttccgAACATAGAATTCTGACAAAATTAGTTAACTAAACAAAGCTCACTATTCAGTAGTTTTGTTCGGTAATGTTTTTGAACGATTTAATCTTGCGTTCAAATTTACATAGCAAATATTCGTCGTATACAACGAGTTTATATCTGAAATTCAACCTAATCATTTGTTTCAAAACACTATAACATTATCGTTTGTTATGTTTTTACGATCACGACTTTCCTATTCAATCGATAATGTGGTTTCATTTCAAAACGGGAAAGTCACATTATATAGTATTTGCTATAGttacttttataagtaatttttttttaacatttcaggttaatattttgcattttacatttttattttttttattttcaatttttaatagtGTTTTGATTTAggttgaaaataataatgtgatgcaatcaatagaaacatttatagaagATTTAAAtgggaaaaaaattcaaataattaataaaactgtatcAGTACAAAATGATGTTGTAAGTAGAAATAGTTTTGTGCTTAAACTAAAGTGCTTGAAAATTCATAAtaacttttcttaatttttttagtacaaaaaattgCAAATACAAAGTCTGCCATCAAATGCTGTTCTTATGATGAAACTCATATCTTATTACGAAGATAAGTTTAAGGTAGCAAATCACGAACCCACTGAGAGAGAAACAGCTTCCTTCTCTGTACGAATAGAGAAGggaaagaaaacattaaataccGGAAGTAGGGCAACACAAAGAATCGGGCTTAAGCCCAAAGatgtatgttaataatttacttatactaaataataaaaataaataaagattagccataactttgtaaaaaaaacttttaaaaatttaataacagttattgaaaaacttttaaatttagaattcaaAATCCTACTTATTGCTATCACGAAATAAGTTTAGGTTATACCTTTAAAAAATAGATAGGCAGGCAGCTGCTATCAACAAttgctttaataaataacaaaaaaaaaaatctcgtaaTAAGATGTAAATGTGTTTacgatgtttgtttgtttcagcGCTActctaataatgttttaataccGGAAGTTATCATTGCGTGAATATGTAAGATAGAAGATAAGTAAAAACgtgattgtattttaatttaattaatcctCAATCACCAGAAACAGATAAGATGAATCAGGCAAAaccataattttgtttttatatatttttaatgaatctgTACAGTCTAAGCATCTATGCCCAAATGCCCTTGTTTAACTTAATTTCTATTTCGTTTGCTGGCTcacatcaatttaaaaaaagtaacaattgaAACTTTAAGTTTtcataaacctttttttaaatagatgaaACCGTTTAGTTAAAATGGTTATACATGGTGTTTACTTTTGTTAAGAtatcaaaaaaagtaaaaattatctttttcaGTAAAGATTAATTATTACCTATAATTACGGAAATGTAAAGCAATAATTAACAATTCGGTGATTTCAATGGAGTGCACTAATTGTGCAACAAAAGTTAATAGGTTAAAGTAATGGTTGGCTAGAATGTAATTTACTGTAGTACGCTGAAAATTAgggtttattgttatttttactgaTACTTAATTCATACAATTTCGTTTTGTTTCTATTATGAAGTCtagaattaaaaattacatttatttttgttttacttaatttagtTGCTTTATTTAGATgaggttttttaatattatcccaTCGCTGTGAAACTAATAGGAGCTTAATAAAAATCTatgatcatttttaattttcgaattgAACTCATACACCCTTGATTGGCATATGCAGTATGgagtataaaataactgtatgcaacaaataatactattactattatttaaaattcatatagtttgtaaaaaatagcatttttattattctacgatattatttctaaaagcACAGTTTAACGATATACCGTAACGTTTGGGTGCAAAGATTTCTCTCTACGTATTTGAAAACCATTTTGACCGCTGAATTCAACTGTAACTTGGAAATAGAAATGCCTAGGGATTAGTAAATACTACATATTggttgccgagatggcctagtgattagaacgcgtaaatcttaaccgatgatcgtgggttcaaacccggacaagcaccactgaattttcatgtgcttaatttgtgattataattcatctcgtgcttgacggtgaaggaaaacatcgcgaggaaacctgcatgtgtctaatttcattgaaattatgccacatgtgtttatgtttattacgccacattctaccaacccg from Nymphalis io chromosome 4, ilAglIoxx1.1, whole genome shotgun sequence includes:
- the LOC126768226 gene encoding uncharacterized protein LOC126768226 gives rise to the protein MWFHFKTGKSHYIVFAIVTFISNFFLTFQVENNNVMQSIETFIEDLNGKKIQIINKTVSVQNDVYKKLQIQSLPSNAVLMMKLISYYEDKFKVANHEPTERETASFSVRIEKGKKTLNTGSRATQRIGLKPKDRYSNNVLIPEVIIA